In the genome of Labeo rohita strain BAU-BD-2019 chromosome 24, IGBB_LRoh.1.0, whole genome shotgun sequence, one region contains:
- the ralaa gene encoding ras-related protein Ral-A: MAAAKPKGQNSLALHKVIMVGSGGVGKSALTLQFMYDEFVEDYEPTKADSYRKKVVLDGEEVQIDILDTAGQEDYAAIRDNYFRSGEGFLCVFSITELESFAATADFREQILRVKEDENVPFLLVGNKSDLEDRRQVSADEAKARADQWGVCYVETSAKTRANVDKVFFDLMREIRARKMEDSKEKNGKKKRKSLAKRIRERCCIL; the protein is encoded by the exons ATGGCAGCAGCCAAGCCAAAAGGGCAGAACTCACTGGCTCTCCATAAGGTGATCATGGTTGGGAGCGGCGGTGTGGGAAAGTCCGCTTTAACTTTGCAGTTCATGTACGATGAG TTTGTGGAAGACTACGAGCCCACGAAGGCTGACAGCTACAGGAAGAAGGTGGTTCTGGACGGCGAGGAGGTCCAGATAGATATTCTGGACACAGCCGGTCAGGAGGATTATGCGGCTATCCGAGATAACTACTTCCGCAGCGGCGAGGGGTTCCTCTGCGTCTTCTCCATCACCGAATTAGAATCTTTCGCAGCGACTGCTGATTTCAG AGAGCAGATTCTGCGGGTGAAGGAAGATGAGAACGTCCCCTTCCTGTTGGTGGGAAATAAGTCGGATCTGGAGGACAGGAGACAGGTGAGCGCCGATGAGGCCAAAGCCAGAGCGGATCAGTGGGGCGTGTGCTACGTGGAGACGTCTGCTAAAACCCGCGCCAACGTAGACAAG GTTTTCTTTGACCTCATGAGGGAAATTCGGGCTAGGAAGATGGAGGACAGCAAGGAAAAGAACGgaaagaagaagagaaaaagtCTGGCCAAACGAATCCGCGAAAGATGTTGCATTTTATAG